In one window of Armatimonadota bacterium DNA:
- a CDS encoding 4Fe-4S ferredoxin produces GAIAVRWSDSHQKEQERIAEFCWGVMQQKEGRLAFMNFLLDITPDCDCFGKSDAPIVPDVGILASRDPIAIDQASLDLINAQQGFEDSVLQSGHEPGGDKFRGVNPHIDHTMQLAYGEKIGLGERKYRLSRLDKQ; encoded by the coding sequence GGGCGCCATCGCCGTCCGCTGGAGCGACTCGCATCAGAAAGAACAGGAGCGCATCGCCGAGTTCTGCTGGGGCGTGATGCAGCAGAAAGAGGGCCGCCTCGCCTTCATGAACTTCCTGCTCGACATCACGCCGGACTGCGACTGCTTCGGCAAGAGCGACGCGCCCATCGTGCCCGACGTCGGCATCCTCGCCTCGCGCGACCCGATTGCCATAGACCAAGCATCGCTCGATCTGATCAATGCCCAGCAGGGGTTTGAGGATTCCGTACTCCAGAGCGGGCACGAGCCGGGCGGCGACAAGTTCCGCGGGGTCAACCCGCACATAGACCACACGATGCAGCTCGCCTACGGGGAGAAGATCGGCCTCGGCGAGCGCAAGTATCGCTTGTCGCGGCTGGACAAGCAGTAA